In the genome of Deinococcus sp. KSM4-11, one region contains:
- a CDS encoding undecaprenyl-diphosphate phosphatase translates to MTPELQAVLLGVVEGLTEFLPVSSTGHLIVAESLIGYHDTGEVFTVVIQLGAILAVILYYWRQLIGQLTRLFQGSRRARRFWLNLIVASIPAVLIGLLFEKAIKAALFSPLTVAISAILGGIVLWWVDTRRHEASVELTEPDLDSVTIRQAALIGVAQAVAIIPGVSRSGASIVGGLLTGLNRVTATAFSFFLGIPILGGAGLYSLYKARHALGSIPGGSVTLVIGTVVAFVTALLSVTWLLRYVSTHDFRGFAVYRVLMGAVILALLAAGALH, encoded by the coding sequence ATGACTCCTGAGCTGCAAGCGGTTCTCCTCGGCGTGGTGGAGGGCCTCACCGAATTCCTGCCCGTCTCCTCCACCGGACACCTGATAGTCGCCGAGAGCCTGATCGGGTACCACGACACCGGCGAGGTCTTCACCGTCGTCATCCAGCTCGGTGCCATCCTGGCCGTGATCCTGTACTACTGGCGGCAGCTGATCGGCCAGCTCACCCGGCTGTTCCAGGGCAGCCGCCGGGCCCGGCGGTTCTGGCTGAACCTGATCGTGGCGTCCATCCCGGCCGTGCTCATCGGCCTGCTGTTCGAGAAGGCCATCAAGGCGGCGCTGTTCTCCCCCCTGACCGTGGCCATCAGTGCCATCCTCGGCGGGATCGTGCTGTGGTGGGTGGACACCCGGCGCCATGAGGCGAGCGTCGAGCTGACCGAACCGGATCTGGACAGCGTGACGATCCGTCAGGCCGCATTGATCGGCGTGGCGCAGGCCGTGGCGATCATTCCCGGCGTGTCGCGCAGCGGGGCCAGCATCGTCGGGGGGCTGCTCACCGGCCTGAACCGCGTGACCGCCACGGCCTTCTCGTTCTTCCTGGGCATCCCGATCCTGGGCGGCGCGGGCCTGTACAGCCTGTACAAGGCCCGGCACGCGCTGGGCAGCATTCCCGGTGGGAGCGTCACCCTGGTCATCGGGACGGTCGTGGCCTTCGTGACGGCGCTGCTGTCGGTCACGTGGCTGCTGCGCTACGTGTCCACACATGACTTCCGGGGCTTCGCGGTGTACCGCGTGCTCATGGGCGCGGTGATCCTGGCCCTGCTCGCGGCCGGGGCGCTCCATTGA
- a CDS encoding COG4280 domain-containing protein, with translation MNGIFLFLSSFLASSVEMVEALTIVLAVGLTRGWRSALIGTAAALAVLAVIVAVFGPVLSQIPLQPLRLIVGGLLLVFGVQWWRKAMLRASGFKALHDEDAAFAEETAAAQAQGAVKPGALDAYGFALTFKSVLLEGLEVAFIVVTFGASAQRLGLAAWGAGAALLVVLALGLLIHRPLSQVPENTLKFVVGLMLTTFGTFWAAEGAGAVWPGADASILGLLVVYALASYGYVTWLRRRHEARAARVEVPA, from the coding sequence ATGAATGGCATTTTTCTGTTCCTGTCGTCGTTTCTCGCGTCCTCGGTGGAGATGGTCGAGGCGCTGACCATCGTGCTGGCGGTGGGCCTCACACGCGGCTGGCGCTCCGCCCTGATCGGAACGGCCGCCGCGCTGGCCGTGCTGGCGGTCATCGTCGCCGTCTTTGGCCCTGTGCTCAGTCAGATTCCGCTGCAACCCCTGCGCCTGATCGTGGGCGGGCTGCTGCTGGTCTTCGGCGTGCAGTGGTGGCGCAAGGCCATGCTCCGTGCCAGCGGCTTCAAGGCCCTGCACGACGAGGACGCCGCCTTCGCCGAGGAGACGGCCGCCGCTCAGGCGCAGGGCGCGGTGAAGCCCGGCGCGCTCGATGCGTACGGCTTCGCCCTGACCTTCAAGAGCGTGCTGCTCGAGGGGTTGGAGGTCGCGTTCATCGTCGTGACCTTCGGAGCCAGCGCCCAGCGGCTCGGGCTGGCCGCGTGGGGCGCGGGGGCGGCGCTGCTGGTCGTGCTGGCCCTGGGGCTGCTGATCCACCGGCCGCTGAGCCAGGTACCGGAGAACACCCTGAAGTTCGTGGTCGGGCTGATGCTCACGACCTTTGGCACATTCTGGGCCGCCGAGGGCGCCGGAGCGGTGTGGCCGGGGGCAGACGCGTCGATCCTGGGGCTGCTGGTCGTGTACGCGCTGGCCTCGTACGGGTACGTGACGTGGTTGCGGCGTCGGCATGAGGCGCGCGCCGCCCGGGTGGAGGTGCCCGCATGA